Proteins encoded together in one Hymenobacter monticola window:
- the ribD gene encoding bifunctional diaminohydroxyphosphoribosylaminopyrimidine deaminase/5-amino-6-(5-phosphoribosylamino)uracil reductase RibD, which translates to MKTDDATFMRRALDLAQQGTGYARPNPLVGCVVTHQGRIIGEGWHQQHGGPHAEVNALAAVADQELLKQSRVYVTLEPCAHHGKTPPCADLLIAKGVPEVVICNDDPFPLVAGRGLEKLRAAGVRVETGLLAEEGRWLNRRFFTFHEKKRPYLVLKWAETADGFLAGRYFQPVQISGPQAGLLTHRWRTEEQAILVGTRTALHDNPRLSARDWPGQQPTRLVIDKNLSLPPTHNLLDGSQPTLIYTYRQPYHKANLDLVHLSEADDLLPQVLADLYERQVQSVLVEGGPTVLNALLNAGLWDEIRVFRSPMTLGQGIAAPRLGLGGLRSQENVGPDQLFWYVNK; encoded by the coding sequence ATGAAAACAGACGACGCCACTTTCATGCGCCGCGCCCTCGATTTGGCGCAGCAAGGCACCGGCTACGCCCGCCCAAACCCGCTGGTGGGCTGCGTGGTCACGCACCAGGGCCGCATCATCGGCGAGGGCTGGCACCAGCAGCACGGCGGCCCCCACGCCGAAGTGAACGCCCTGGCCGCCGTGGCCGACCAGGAATTGCTAAAGCAAAGCCGTGTGTACGTGACGCTGGAGCCCTGCGCCCACCACGGCAAAACGCCGCCCTGCGCCGACCTGCTCATTGCCAAGGGCGTGCCCGAAGTGGTAATATGCAACGACGACCCGTTTCCGCTGGTAGCCGGGCGCGGCCTGGAGAAGCTGCGCGCCGCCGGCGTGCGCGTCGAAACCGGCCTGCTGGCCGAGGAAGGCCGCTGGCTGAACCGACGCTTCTTCACTTTTCACGAAAAGAAGCGCCCCTACCTGGTGCTGAAGTGGGCCGAAACGGCCGACGGCTTCCTGGCCGGGCGCTACTTTCAGCCGGTCCAAATCAGCGGGCCCCAGGCGGGCCTGCTCACCCACCGCTGGCGGACCGAGGAGCAGGCCATCCTGGTGGGCACGCGCACGGCCCTGCACGACAACCCCCGCCTGAGCGCGCGCGACTGGCCCGGCCAGCAGCCCACCCGCCTCGTCATCGACAAAAACCTGAGTTTGCCGCCCACGCACAACCTACTCGACGGCTCGCAGCCCACCCTCATCTACACCTACCGCCAGCCTTACCACAAAGCCAACCTTGACCTGGTGCACCTTTCCGAAGCCGACGACCTGCTACCCCAGGTGCTGGCCGATTTGTATGAGCGCCAGGTGCAGTCGGTGCTGGTAGAAGGAGGCCCCACAGTGCTCAACGCCCTGCTCAATGCCGGCTTGTGGGACGAAATCCGCGTGTTCCGCTCGCCCATGACGCTCGGGCAGGGCATTGCGGCGCCGCGCCTGGGCTTGGGTGGCCTGCGCAGCCAGGAAAACGTTGGGCCGGACCAACTGTTCTGGTACGTAAACAAATAA
- a CDS encoding catalase, which yields MSEEQNPTSGDGTGTAVNGAGTSQDGRMASGENAQTLTTRQGHPLTNNQNTRTVGNRGPATLENYQFIEKISHFDRERVPERVVHARGAGAHGVFEAYGKVGNEPIEKYTRAKLFNTAGKETPVFVRFSTVGHGGHSPETLRDPRGFAVKFYTEDGNWDLVGNNLKVFFIRDAMKFPDLIHSQKPDPVHNRQTGERIFDFISNTPEAMHMVSFLFSPWGIPANYRQMQGSGVNTYKWVNQNGDAVLVKYHWEPQQGIKNLTASEAEAIQAKNFNHATQDLFENIEKGNFPKWELRVQIMSDDEHPELDFDPLDDTKIWPEDQFPHLPVGMMTLNRNPENYFAEVEQSAFGTGVLVDGLDFSDDKMLQGRTFSYSDTQRYRVGTNYLQLPINAPKKHVATNQRDGQMAYHVDSAPGQNNHINYEPSSLNGLKEAPRTAPDHMPEYKGRLIRETIDRQNNFKQAGERYRLHEDWERDDLINNMVGALATANRTVSDKMVELCTNCDPDWGKRLADGLAAARGGQNAEGGNQYNEAKGSEAVAEAEAVAHDAKPY from the coding sequence ATGAGTGAAGAGCAAAATCCCACCTCCGGCGACGGCACGGGCACGGCCGTAAACGGCGCGGGTACCTCGCAGGACGGCCGCATGGCCTCCGGCGAAAACGCCCAGACCCTGACCACCCGCCAGGGCCACCCCCTTACCAACAACCAGAACACCCGCACCGTGGGCAACCGCGGCCCGGCCACGCTGGAGAACTACCAGTTCATTGAGAAAATCTCGCACTTCGACCGGGAGCGCGTGCCCGAGCGCGTGGTGCACGCCCGCGGCGCCGGCGCCCACGGCGTGTTCGAAGCCTACGGCAAAGTAGGCAACGAGCCCATTGAGAAGTACACCCGCGCCAAACTGTTCAACACGGCCGGTAAGGAGACGCCGGTGTTCGTGCGCTTCAGCACGGTGGGCCACGGCGGCCACTCGCCCGAAACCCTGCGCGACCCGCGCGGCTTCGCGGTGAAATTCTACACCGAAGATGGCAACTGGGACTTGGTGGGCAACAACTTGAAGGTGTTCTTCATCCGCGACGCCATGAAGTTTCCGGACCTCATTCACTCGCAGAAGCCCGACCCGGTGCACAACCGCCAGACTGGCGAGCGCATCTTCGACTTCATTTCGAACACGCCGGAAGCCATGCACATGGTAAGCTTCCTGTTCTCGCCCTGGGGCATTCCGGCCAACTACCGCCAGATGCAGGGCTCGGGCGTGAACACCTACAAGTGGGTAAACCAAAACGGCGACGCCGTGCTGGTGAAATACCACTGGGAGCCGCAGCAAGGCATCAAAAACCTGACCGCCAGCGAAGCCGAAGCCATTCAGGCCAAGAACTTCAACCACGCCACCCAGGACCTGTTCGAGAACATCGAGAAGGGCAACTTCCCCAAGTGGGAGCTGCGCGTGCAGATTATGAGCGACGACGAGCACCCGGAGCTGGACTTCGACCCGCTCGACGACACCAAAATCTGGCCCGAAGACCAGTTCCCGCACCTGCCCGTGGGCATGATGACGCTGAACCGCAACCCCGAGAACTACTTCGCCGAAGTGGAGCAGTCGGCGTTCGGCACCGGCGTGCTCGTGGATGGGCTCGACTTCTCCGACGACAAGATGCTACAGGGCCGCACGTTCTCGTATTCGGACACGCAGCGCTACCGCGTGGGCACCAATTACTTGCAGCTGCCCATTAACGCGCCCAAGAAGCACGTGGCCACTAACCAGCGCGACGGTCAGATGGCCTACCACGTGGACTCGGCCCCCGGCCAGAACAACCACATCAACTACGAGCCCAGCTCGCTGAACGGCCTGAAGGAGGCGCCCCGCACCGCCCCCGACCACATGCCGGAGTACAAGGGCCGGTTGATTCGCGAAACCATCGACCGCCAGAACAACTTCAAGCAAGCCGGTGAGCGCTACCGCCTGCACGAAGACTGGGAGCGCGACGACCTCATCAACAACATGGTGGGCGCCCTGGCCACGGCCAACCGCACCGTGAGCGATAAGATGGTGGAGCTGTGCACCAACTGCGACCCCGACTGGGGCAAGCGCCTGGCCGACGGCCTGGCCGCTGCCCGCGGCGGCCAGAACGCCGAGGGCGGCAACCAGTACAACGAAGCCAAGGGCTCCGAAGCCGTGGCTGAAGCCGAGGCCGTGGCGCACGACGCCAAGCCGTACTAG
- a CDS encoding GAF domain-containing protein, translated as MAESLTLDTTLTKAEQYQQLLPQIEALTAGEPDLTANLANTAAALRQAFGFFWVGFYLVKGDELVLGPFQGPIACTRIRHGKGVCGASWARAETVLVPDVEAFPGHIACSSESKSEIVVPVLKNGQVVAVLDVDSDQLNHFDQNDQAALEQLMQLAAQWF; from the coding sequence ATGGCCGAATCCCTCACCCTCGACACCACGCTCACCAAAGCCGAGCAATACCAGCAGCTGCTGCCTCAAATCGAAGCCCTCACCGCAGGCGAGCCCGACCTGACGGCCAACCTGGCCAACACGGCGGCGGCCCTGCGGCAGGCGTTTGGCTTTTTCTGGGTGGGATTTTATCTGGTGAAAGGCGATGAATTGGTGCTGGGTCCATTCCAAGGGCCCATTGCCTGCACGCGCATCCGCCATGGCAAGGGCGTGTGCGGCGCCAGCTGGGCCCGGGCCGAAACCGTGCTGGTGCCCGATGTGGAGGCCTTCCCCGGACACATCGCCTGCAGTTCAGAGTCGAAGTCGGAAATCGTGGTGCCAGTCCTGAAAAATGGTCAAGTAGTGGCTGTGCTGGATGTGGACAGCGACCAACTCAACCATTTCGACCAGAACGACCAAGCCGCCCTGGAGCAGCTGATGCAGCTAGCAGCGCAGTGGTTTTAG
- the prmC gene encoding peptide chain release factor N(5)-glutamine methyltransferase translates to MTVRRLTTDLAAALQPLYPTREAENIAALVVEHLLGIDSLQRMMDAQQPVPEAAQVALPALQARLLAHEPVQYVLGTAYFADMELEVTPATLIPRPETEELVHLITQEQRGRRGLRMLDVGTGSGCLALALARALPQAQVLAVDISAEALAVARRNAARYAPLVAFQEVDILQGMPDGMGAGSLDVLVSNPPYVRESERPLMRENVLAWEPATALFVPDEDPLLFYRRLAEVGRELLAAGGSVYWEINEALGAETAALLLPEAFEDVRVVPDMFGKARMVRGTRR, encoded by the coding sequence ATGACCGTCCGCCGCCTCACTACCGACCTCGCTGCTGCCCTGCAGCCCCTCTACCCAACCCGCGAAGCCGAAAACATTGCCGCCCTTGTGGTGGAACACCTATTAGGCATCGACTCGCTGCAGCGCATGATGGATGCCCAGCAGCCCGTGCCCGAAGCCGCCCAGGTGGCGCTGCCGGCCCTGCAGGCCCGCCTGCTGGCCCACGAGCCCGTGCAGTACGTGCTGGGCACCGCCTACTTCGCCGACATGGAGCTGGAAGTGACGCCCGCCACCCTCATTCCGCGTCCCGAAACCGAGGAGCTGGTGCACCTCATCACGCAGGAGCAGCGCGGGCGCCGAGGTTTGCGCATGCTCGACGTGGGTACCGGCTCGGGCTGCTTGGCGCTGGCGCTGGCCCGCGCACTGCCCCAGGCCCAGGTGCTGGCCGTGGATATTTCGGCCGAGGCGCTGGCCGTGGCCCGGCGCAACGCGGCGCGCTACGCTCCGCTCGTGGCCTTTCAGGAAGTCGATATTCTGCAGGGAATGCCGGATGGCATGGGCGCTGGCTCGCTCGATGTGCTGGTGAGCAACCCGCCCTACGTGCGCGAAAGCGAGCGGCCATTGATGCGCGAAAACGTGCTGGCCTGGGAGCCCGCCACGGCCCTGTTTGTGCCCGATGAAGACCCGCTACTGTTCTACCGCCGCCTGGCTGAGGTGGGCCGGGAATTGCTGGCCGCTGGTGGCAGCGTTTACTGGGAAATCAACGAAGCGCTTGGGGCCGAAACGGCCGCTTTGCTTTTGCCGGAAGCTTTTGAGGACGTGCGCGTGGTGCCCGATATGTTTGGGAAGGCACGGATGGTGCGCGGAACCCGGCGGTAG